One window of the Archaeoglobus sulfaticallidus PM70-1 genome contains the following:
- a CDS encoding HEPN domain-containing protein has protein sequence MRTLDFESCVRKRLLRRVTPSADKARQSMKRAERWLEEAEKSLNNELYDSCLISSYLAMFHSARAVLYRDGWREKSHFCIARYLEEMYVKKGKLEREWVDLLDRLRETRHADQYDVSYFATREEAESALNIAFEFVERMEKLLEEF, from the coding sequence TTGAGAACTTTGGATTTTGAGAGCTGTGTGAGAAAAAGATTGTTGAGGAGAGTAACTCCATCTGCTGATAAGGCCAGACAGAGCATGAAGAGGGCTGAAAGATGGCTTGAGGAAGCTGAAAAGAGTCTGAACAATGAGCTTTATGATAGTTGCCTGATATCATCCTATCTTGCGATGTTCCATTCAGCAAGAGCTGTGTTATACAGGGATGGGTGGAGAGAGAAGAGCCATTTCTGTATTGCCAGATATCTTGAAGAAATGTATGTTAAAAAGGGCAAACTTGAAAGGGAGTGGGTCGATCTGCTCGACAGGCTGAGGGAAACGAGGCATGCAGACCAGTACGATGTATCCTACTTCGCAACCAGAGAAGAGGCAGAATCTGCACTGAATATCGCATTTGAGTTTGTTGAAAGAATGGAGAAACTCTTGGAAGAATTTTAG
- a CDS encoding MBL fold metallo-hydrolase RNA specificity domain-containing protein, which translates to MKITVFDGATTIGGNKIYVEENGKGVFFDFGMNFARYSRYFAEFLNERSTRGIHDLLYLNLIPKLNIYRSDLIPSDLDMSIYPKLNVEAVLLSHAHVDHCGNISLLDESIPVMASPMTMAILKAMRDVSASGIGSEIAYFSCREPVGDGRVLSSIKSKFYKGRDFICTGGIPDELAKFMCYKPGQESKNARKKLNPGNICHVNDHNLSFDIDVYEVDHSIYGATAYILWGDSAIAYTGDIRMHGKYADRSKEFIKRAKGASVLIIEGTRASRNEDVNESEDTVFENCLKAVEESEGVVVADFSPRNFERLETFIEIAGRTSRELVVTAKDAYMLHAMECADGVRRIEDVRIYHELRDRKNKWEEIVVRGKWEDRYVDPSDISSNPENYILCFSFYDMKHLLDIKPDGGAYIYSSSEAFSEEQEFDFLRLYNWLQEFGLRVYGFEMVLDNGRLVPSFIRGFHASGHASKGDLRWVIEQIDPDVIIPVHTENSVWFEENFENVVVLKDGETIEVN; encoded by the coding sequence GTGAAAATTACTGTTTTTGATGGTGCCACAACTATAGGTGGGAACAAGATTTATGTTGAGGAGAATGGTAAGGGGGTGTTTTTTGATTTTGGAATGAATTTTGCCAGATACAGCAGGTATTTTGCAGAGTTTCTGAACGAGAGGAGCACGAGAGGGATACATGATCTGCTCTACCTCAATCTCATACCAAAGCTGAACATCTACCGTTCAGACCTGATACCCTCAGACCTCGACATGTCTATCTATCCTAAACTAAACGTGGAGGCTGTTCTGCTGAGCCACGCCCATGTTGACCACTGCGGGAACATATCTCTGCTCGATGAAAGCATACCCGTCATGGCATCTCCTATGACTATGGCGATCCTGAAGGCCATGAGGGATGTCTCGGCATCGGGAATTGGCTCCGAGATTGCCTATTTCTCGTGCAGAGAGCCGGTAGGCGATGGGAGGGTGCTTTCGTCGATCAAATCCAAGTTCTATAAAGGTAGGGACTTCATCTGCACTGGCGGAATACCTGATGAGCTCGCCAAATTTATGTGCTATAAACCAGGACAGGAAAGTAAAAATGCTAGGAAGAAGCTCAACCCCGGAAACATCTGTCACGTAAACGATCACAACCTCTCCTTCGACATCGATGTCTACGAGGTCGACCATTCCATTTACGGTGCTACAGCATACATCCTGTGGGGCGATTCAGCCATAGCTTACACCGGCGACATCAGGATGCACGGGAAGTATGCAGACAGATCGAAGGAGTTCATTAAAAGGGCGAAGGGTGCGTCAGTTCTAATCATCGAGGGGACGAGAGCGAGCAGGAATGAGGATGTTAACGAGTCTGAAGATACTGTCTTTGAGAACTGCCTGAAGGCTGTCGAGGAGTCAGAAGGTGTTGTTGTGGCTGATTTTTCACCAAGAAACTTTGAGAGGCTTGAGACATTCATCGAGATTGCAGGGAGAACTTCAAGAGAGCTTGTTGTAACAGCCAAGGATGCGTACATGCTCCATGCGATGGAATGTGCCGATGGTGTGCGCAGAATTGAGGATGTGAGGATCTACCATGAGCTGAGAGACAGAAAAAACAAGTGGGAAGAAATCGTTGTCAGAGGAAAATGGGAAGATAGGTATGTTGATCCCAGCGACATTTCCAGTAATCCGGAGAACTACATCCTTTGCTTTTCATTCTACGACATGAAGCATTTGCTGGACATTAAGCCTGATGGTGGGGCTTATATCTATTCGTCGAGTGAGGCATTCAGCGAGGAGCAGGAGTTCGACTTCCTCAGGCTTTACAACTGGCTGCAGGAGTTTGGGTTGAGAGTTTACGGATTTGAGATGGTGCTGGATAATGGCAGGCTGGTCCCAAGTTTCATCAGAGGTTTTCATGCTTCCGGGCATGCGTCGAAGGGTGATTTGAGGTGGGTGATCGAGCAGATTGATCCTGATGTTATAATCCCCGTCCATACTGAAAATTCGGTATGGTTTGAGGAGAACTTTGAGAATGTGGTGGTGTTAAAAGATGGTGAAACCATCGAGGTTAACTGA
- a CDS encoding DNA recombination protein RmuC — protein MDYVTAILSLLVLVLAVYIILRQRGTERSLADFKVKIEELNQSVPLWVEGAVAKTFQSSSSVFENIFSSAIARNADVIKGAFATSLKELGIQEDLGKLKEASSDLKGITSDLKSMFQVKQARAKFGELQLEMLLKDIFPSKRLNFQKNIGAGIPDACILVEEGRYLCIDSKFPLENFRKYSEAENAEEKSKYWNEFLRDVRKHIEEIKGKYVGKENTLDFAFMFVPSDVIFYHIVSESPEIAVEASKSGVILASPSVLPAYLNLVSARIKAEEISERAEEIQRKMDLMGGYIDELGSRLETLFRHINNAYNNVSRVQQSYTDLRGYYSTISNFDVEVGE, from the coding sequence GTGGATTATGTAACCGCTATCCTCTCTTTGCTTGTGCTTGTTCTTGCGGTCTATATCATCCTCAGACAGAGGGGGACCGAAAGAAGTCTTGCAGATTTTAAGGTTAAAATTGAGGAACTGAACCAGAGCGTCCCTCTCTGGGTTGAGGGGGCGGTGGCAAAGACCTTTCAGAGCTCCTCAAGTGTCTTTGAGAACATATTCTCATCAGCAATAGCAAGAAATGCCGATGTCATAAAGGGGGCGTTTGCCACATCACTGAAAGAGCTCGGCATTCAGGAGGATCTTGGCAAATTAAAGGAAGCTTCATCCGACCTGAAGGGCATTACTTCGGATTTGAAATCGATGTTCCAGGTTAAACAGGCAAGAGCGAAGTTCGGAGAACTTCAGCTTGAGATGCTTTTGAAGGACATATTTCCATCGAAAAGGCTCAATTTTCAGAAAAATATCGGTGCTGGAATTCCAGATGCATGCATTCTTGTTGAAGAAGGCAGGTACCTCTGCATAGACTCAAAATTCCCTCTGGAGAATTTCAGGAAATACAGCGAAGCTGAAAATGCTGAGGAAAAGAGCAAATACTGGAATGAATTTCTAAGAGATGTCAGAAAGCATATTGAAGAAATAAAAGGGAAGTACGTTGGAAAGGAAAACACTCTTGACTTTGCATTCATGTTCGTCCCTTCAGATGTAATATTCTACCATATTGTTTCCGAATCACCTGAAATTGCTGTTGAGGCGTCCAAATCAGGAGTTATCCTTGCTTCACCGTCTGTCCTGCCAGCATATCTGAATCTGGTATCGGCGAGAATAAAAGCTGAAGAGATATCGGAGAGAGCTGAAGAAATTCAGAGAAAGATGGATTTAATGGGCGGCTACATAGATGAGCTCGGTTCGAGACTTGAGACTTTATTCAGACATATAAACAATGCCTACAACAATGTTTCGAGAGTTCAGCAGTCCTACACGGATTTGAGGGGATATTACTCAACTATTTCGAATTTTGATGTTGAGGTGGGAGAGTGA
- a CDS encoding AAA family ATPase has translation MDLENLLRKYKLSEEKLATWRKILDDVKNKLIEELEELKDSDYERGWKDVLKLLKEIEYIETGFFANLSQALKNESTREAIVEFIKNIETSDTKDFAYDLFKRGNIKNAKVTVISTLAHVLKPNWFIPLNHRISKAVKSLDLTKLHLANTKNFEEAVNVFQQILKKERDLVRASYALYSSIKKPRYWQIAPGENARFWELCVDKNIICVGWRKIVEKLGERLFEFSDYSSFSEVMKNEFKEPHQSYHQLWKFLKEVSKGDIIISNRGRKSIIGIGIIESNPEIGLELEYPIFRRVKWHKTDLDVPIPENLKGKFGGTIYELSEGDLKKLGIKDLIEEILNKIPEETNFVFDELNKILNSKKQVILYGPPGTGKTWLAKNFVDENAPETYKIAKKDVLENVKFFWWSINPRKWDYTQLEEGKGIELWYGQWKRAFEEISDGDIVFVYVGGKVGRIYAVGTYEEKDGKPHVKVQKIFDGPSWKDLKEDSVLGNSIPVRMGARGTLFPLDPDEGLRILELSNLNLDELGLSIEESYEKVETVRIVTFHPSYAYEEFIEGLKPETDNESRILYKVEEGIFKGICRDAHNALLNHAGVEKEWRVGENLPTLTEDELSKVGSSLNNAPKFFLIIDEINRGDISRIFGELITLLEPDKRLFAENELIVSLPYSKTKFGIPPNLYIIGTMNTADRSIALIDVALRRRFGFIELMPDYEVLEKELMNDEDEAGDIKELAISVLKALNERIKRLYDRDHQIGHSYFLKLKSCDSKDDAIEMLKQIWYYEILPLLQEYFYDSPEKLRDVLNGKFVEVGENYFDFREEKDFVGALEEVAKPKTEEG, from the coding sequence ATGGATCTTGAAAATTTATTGAGGAAGTATAAATTAAGTGAGGAGAAATTGGCAACTTGGAGAAAAATACTAGACGATGTGAAAAATAAATTAATAGAAGAACTCGAAGAATTAAAGGACAGTGATTATGAACGTGGCTGGAAAGATGTTTTAAAGTTGCTCAAAGAAATTGAATACATAGAAACAGGATTTTTTGCAAATCTATCCCAAGCTTTGAAAAATGAGAGTACAAGAGAGGCTATTGTTGAATTTATTAAGAACATCGAAACATCAGATACTAAGGATTTCGCTTATGACCTTTTTAAACGAGGCAACATTAAAAATGCAAAGGTGACAGTAATTTCGACTTTAGCACATGTTTTGAAACCTAACTGGTTTATACCGCTGAATCACAGGATATCAAAGGCCGTAAAGAGTTTGGATCTCACAAAACTTCACCTTGCGAATACAAAGAACTTTGAAGAAGCAGTTAATGTATTTCAACAAATTTTAAAGAAAGAGAGAGATCTCGTTAGAGCTTCTTATGCATTATATAGCAGCATCAAGAAACCTAGATATTGGCAAATTGCTCCAGGAGAGAATGCTAGATTTTGGGAGTTGTGCGTTGACAAAAATATAATCTGCGTCGGATGGAGAAAGATTGTCGAAAAACTGGGAGAGAGACTTTTCGAATTCAGCGATTATAGTTCATTTAGTGAGGTAATGAAGAACGAGTTCAAGGAACCCCATCAGAGTTATCATCAATTGTGGAAATTCTTGAAGGAGGTATCTAAAGGCGACATTATTATCTCAAACAGAGGGAGAAAGAGTATTATTGGTATTGGTATAATTGAGTCAAACCCAGAAATTGGTCTGGAATTAGAGTATCCAATTTTTAGAAGGGTGAAATGGCATAAGACAGATCTCGATGTACCAATCCCTGAAAACCTAAAAGGAAAATTTGGAGGCACAATTTATGAGCTGAGCGAAGGAGATCTTAAAAAGCTTGGGATAAAGGATTTGATTGAAGAAATATTGAATAAAATTCCTGAGGAGACGAATTTTGTATTCGATGAACTTAATAAAATCCTGAACTCCAAAAAACAGGTAATCCTCTACGGCCCGCCAGGCACTGGAAAAACTTGGCTTGCTAAAAACTTCGTGGATGAAAATGCTCCAGAAACTTACAAGATTGCAAAAAAAGATGTTCTGGAAAATGTAAAGTTTTTCTGGTGGTCAATAAACCCACGCAAATGGGATTACACTCAACTTGAGGAAGGTAAAGGCATAGAATTGTGGTATGGACAATGGAAGAGAGCTTTTGAAGAAATAAGCGATGGAGATATAGTTTTCGTTTATGTAGGTGGCAAAGTTGGAAGGATATATGCTGTCGGAACATACGAGGAAAAAGACGGAAAGCCCCATGTAAAAGTTCAGAAAATCTTTGATGGCCCTAGCTGGAAAGATCTTAAAGAAGACTCAGTTCTTGGAAATTCTATTCCAGTAAGAATGGGTGCCAGAGGAACTTTATTTCCACTTGATCCAGATGAAGGTTTGAGGATTCTCGAATTATCTAACTTAAATCTGGACGAACTCGGCTTGAGTATTGAAGAGTCTTACGAAAAAGTCGAGACTGTAAGAATCGTCACATTTCATCCCTCTTATGCCTACGAAGAGTTTATTGAGGGGCTAAAACCCGAAACGGACAATGAAAGTAGAATCCTTTATAAAGTCGAAGAGGGCATCTTCAAAGGGATTTGCAGAGATGCCCATAATGCCTTGCTCAACCATGCGGGTGTTGAAAAAGAGTGGAGAGTTGGAGAAAACCTGCCTACACTTACAGAAGATGAACTCAGTAAGGTGGGGAGTTCCTTAAACAACGCTCCTAAGTTCTTCCTCATAATCGATGAGATAAACAGAGGTGATATTTCAAGAATCTTCGGCGAACTCATAACGCTACTCGAACCAGATAAAAGACTATTTGCAGAGAATGAGCTGATAGTCTCACTGCCATACTCAAAGACCAAGTTTGGCATCCCACCCAACCTCTACATAATCGGCACAATGAACACCGCAGACAGAAGCATCGCTTTGATAGATGTCGCCTTAAGAAGGAGATTCGGATTCATCGAACTGATGCCAGACTATGAGGTTTTGGAAAAAGAGCTGATGAATGATGAAGACGAAGCTGGAGATATCAAAGAACTTGCAATTAGCGTCCTTAAAGCTTTAAATGAGAGGATCAAAAGGCTATATGATAGAGACCACCAGATAGGG
- a CDS encoding HFX_2341 family transcriptional regulator domain-containing protein, giving the protein MPATQIVFVGHHKERIVESIRALRELPTSKIILFMGEEELPGEKKARETVYELKKELEVVWEVEVARIDKRNVIRAAMQLIDIIKREKAEGNDVIINASGSLRTLAVAGYIAACVTSSRIFTSIPRYNEKEEEIGIEEVIEIPTLPVEFPVEEQIEILRAIGEGVNSLDEVIFRLNPGMEKGSEKFKKERSRVSHHISKLEKAGAVIKVKSGRNVRIILTPLGRFLVGGADGDGVGGEKAVLGEAY; this is encoded by the coding sequence ATGCCAGCAACCCAGATCGTTTTTGTAGGCCATCATAAAGAGAGGATTGTTGAGTCCATCAGGGCTCTTAGGGAACTACCCACTTCAAAGATCATTCTCTTCATGGGTGAAGAGGAACTTCCCGGCGAAAAAAAGGCAAGAGAGACTGTTTACGAACTGAAAAAGGAGCTGGAAGTGGTTTGGGAAGTTGAAGTTGCCAGGATTGACAAGAGGAATGTTATAAGGGCTGCAATGCAGCTGATAGACATCATAAAGCGGGAGAAAGCTGAAGGGAATGATGTTATTATCAACGCTTCCGGCTCTCTGAGAACTCTTGCAGTAGCTGGCTACATTGCTGCCTGTGTGACCTCATCGAGGATATTCACATCAATTCCAAGATACAATGAGAAAGAGGAAGAGATAGGAATTGAGGAGGTCATAGAGATCCCGACCCTGCCTGTTGAGTTCCCTGTTGAGGAGCAGATCGAGATTCTCAGGGCAATTGGGGAGGGTGTGAACTCTCTTGATGAGGTGATATTCAGACTGAACCCCGGCATGGAGAAGGGAAGTGAGAAGTTCAAAAAGGAGAGGAGCAGGGTCAGCCACCACATCTCAAAGCTTGAGAAGGCTGGGGCTGTAATCAAGGTGAAGAGTGGGAGGAACGTTAGAATAATCCTTACTCCTTTAGGCAGGTTTCTGGTGGGGGGTGCAGATGGGGATGGAGTTGGTGGAGAGAAGGCTGTTCTCGGAGAAGCATATTGA